The genomic window CCCACGTTAAACTGCAGCCCATCGACTTTTCTACCAAGGGGGTATTTGTCTGCGGCCTGGCCCATTCGCCCAAACCGGTGGACGAGGCCATCGCTCAAGGCCTGGGCGCGGCGTCTAGGGCAGGTACATTTTTAGCCCAGGAGAAAGTTCAGGGCAATGCAGTCGTTTCCCGGATAGATCAACAGGTGTGCTGGGGTTGTGGCAAGTGTGTGGAGAACTGCGCCTATCATGCCATTGAGCTGATACAGCTTGAAGGGAATAAAAGAGTCTCTCAGGTTCAAGAGGCCCTGTGCACCGGATGTGGAGCTTGTGCCGTAATCTGCCCCACAGGTGCGGCCTCTATTTTTCATTTCAATGACCAGGAAGTGCTTACCATGGTGGATGCAATGCTGGGATAATAAGTAAGGGGATACAAGGCATAAGTCACGAACACAGAAGAAAAAGGCAAACAATCCACCATCAAAGGATGTGGTTTTAAAATTTAGTAAAACAGACTCAAACGAGGAAATATTACCTAATGGGAGAAGAATTCAAACCAAAAATAGCTGTATTTGCCTGTAACTGGTGCGCGTATTCGGCCGCCGATCTGGCTGGTGTCAGTCGGTTGCAATATCCATCGAATCTTCGAATAATTCGGGTTATGTGCTCCGGGCGGGTGAATCCGAATTTTATCCTTGAGGCCCTTCAAAAGGGTGCCGACGGTGTGCTGGTGGCCGGGTGACACATCGGTGACTGCCATTACCTGGATGGTAATGTAAAGGCTGAAAAAATGTTTAACATGACACGTAAACTGGCAAAAATTCTTGGTATTGACCTGGAAAGGCTGCGTCTGGAATGGATTTCTTCGGCGGAAGGTACCCGTTTTGCCGAGGTTGCCAGAGATTTTACCGAAAA from Thermodesulfobacteriota bacterium includes these protein-coding regions:
- a CDS encoding 4Fe-4S dicluster-binding protein; the encoded protein is HVKLQPIDFSTKGVFVCGLAHSPKPVDEAIAQGLGAASRAGTFLAQEKVQGNAVVSRIDQQVCWGCGKCVENCAYHAIELIQLEGNKRVSQVQEALCTGCGACAVICPTGAASIFHFNDQEVLTMVDAMLG
- a CDS encoding hydrogenase iron-sulfur subunit, with protein sequence MGEEFKPKIAVFACNWCAYSAADLAGVSRLQYPSNLRIIRVMCSGRVNPNFILEALQKGADGVLVAGUHIGDCHYLDGNVKAEKMFNMTRKLAKILGIDLERLRLEWISSAEGTRFAEVARDFTEKIKSLGPSKLKQAA